Genomic DNA from Pongo pygmaeus isolate AG05252 chromosome 16, NHGRI_mPonPyg2-v2.0_pri, whole genome shotgun sequence:
CCTacctataaatattattattatgttatagtaaaagacaaaatacattataatattaaaaacataagcaTGCATTATAAATTTACTAAATACAACAAAATTGTAATCaatattgcatattttattttctatttaattccaaACTTCCTCTTTTCATTACACCCATCATATGCAAGtgttaataataaatgaataaactcagTAACCTCactgaatgtaaggaatggaaagcaagaaTATTATGGTGGTCTTCTTTTAATGCATCTGttaaatcaaattatttatataactttatgaaatgtgaaattgacaGGATTTactaataatatataaaacttaTTCTGAAGTCTGCCAATATACTTGCTTtgaagatatttatatttattacttttatttatttacattttcaaattcttttaaaGAATACTGAAACTATATTGGTACCTAATATTTTGCTTCTGACgcatttctctctgcttttctctctctccttgcaCGTTCCTTCCttaaacacgcacacacacggctacgcacacacacacaatgaagcTGGATACCACTTAATAAGAGTAgaggtgtgtgtgttttgggggtgTCAAACAGCTGTCACAAACTGTCACCTCCACAAGAGAAACCTTGGCATACAACAAATTAAACTACACTTCTTTTTTAGCTGTCATTATTCATAGCCAATAAGTTGAAATGCTCTTAGCATTTCATGTGCAAATAAAACCATGAGGAAGCTCAGTACATCAGAATAGTGGGCCAACagataaaacaagaaaacaacgTGCTGTCTGGGCCTTTCTGAAGTGGCTCATCATCACCCCTGCACCAGTGTTCACCAAATGAGATCCAGCCTGGGGCAATGTATTAAATATGCATatcaaagcaaatgaaaaataaacctgAAGATTCAAATTGGGCACATTTACATGCTGAAAATGTCCCACTCGCACCACTTTTCAGGTAGTGGTTCTctcttatttttactttgtgtttGGCTAGGTGGTTGAAGGAAGGCAACTTTGTAGAAGAGGCTGAAAAGCATAAGAGGATTTGCTTTGAAGGGGGAAGCCTGGACATGAATACAATCAATACACCTATGGTACAAAAGTCTCAAAAATGGTGAAAACTCTCCAAGGTTTTCTCTCATGTCCCTGCATAAAATACAAGTCTGTGGCAAATCTCTCCATTTTCTACTTGATGTGCTGGTGGAACAAATTATTGCTTCCTTTCAAAACAAATAGCAGGGGgctaaagtaaaaatgttatagTTCAGATCTCTAGGAAATAAAAGGCTTTAAATTATGACACCCAATGAGGTGGCAAGCCCTCATGGGTTCAAAATAAATCAGTTGTCATATTTACTTGACTGGGGGCCTGAAAGGAGAGCAACAAATGTTACAGTTGACTCTTTTATCCAAAGATGATGATTGATAAATTATTAAAGCACTATCCTCTTAGGTACAACTTCCTTCTTGAGTGGATATTTAAATATTACAATAGTCTCATAAATTGATATTGTCTATCAGCCAATACTTTAAACAGCCTTTTTTATCTTATCTTTTCTATGTAAACATCAACATGGTCTAGCTGTATACATCCACTGGAAAAACAGTTGCCAAGAAACTGTTTTAGAAAACTTAGTAGTAGGTACTCCTAGAAATATCATGAGAAAAGCTTTTGGCTCTGAGAACTGTGAACCTCTCATTTTACAAACCATGTACATAGATCCCTCCCCATTCTCCCAATAatgtgaataaatataaatttagaaacagaaaacaatgaaaataaacacataaaaaacaacaaagataaatatttcttAGGTAGTGTCATGCCTCATGGACCACAACACACTGTAGAGCCACAGATCAGCAAATAAACTTTCCATAACCACTGCTGCATCCTTTTGATTTCATTACATTCACTCAATATACAAAGGAGATCACCAAAGATTCCCTCACCATGATGGAAAAAGGTAAGGGTAAAGAGATAGGAATAGGAGTCTTCAACACCGTAGTATTTATTCTGTCACAGAACTGGATATCCCAGACTGCGGTTTTCTTTTCTAGACTTTTTCTAACTTTTGTTCTTAGGCTGACTTCCCATACAAGTGCAAAGGTTAATTATGAAAATCTATGACTgcatattttcaaaacttttgttTGGAGCAGGGGAGAGAAGAACCTCATAGAAGGTTTATACTAAGGCATCCCAATTCATTTCTCATACCAGTCAGGAATTGGGATGGGAGGTAGGAACAAACTGCCTTCAAGACTTAATGCCTGTTTACCTCACATGGAGTGTCAAATTAATATTTCAGCCACAAAGTTATTAAACTACAGCTTATATTATTTAGGCTGTGAGTTCAACTGAATGTAATCTATAGACACCCTGTCCCCCATTTCCAGGCTTGAGTTCCTATAAATAAAACTGCTGTTCACACCCACTCTTTAACCTCGCCACTCTTGCCTTTCCTACCAGCTGCaatctttcttctctttgcttctttttcaaattttcagtCTCACtacatatgcttttttttttttttttttttttttttttttagcatcagACTCACTAGATTGGTTCCAAAATAGGATTAGAAACagagagaatagaaagaaatcTCCTTTCCTGGCCTGACATACACAGTCATTCCTTACTATACTCTCCATCCTCATTCACCAACTGTTAAAGTGTTAAAATTCAACAACTAACCTATGGTTACTCAATCATAATTCCCTTCAGCTTTCTGTAATACATTGTTAATAATTGGTTCATCAAGGTTACTGTCTTTTATTATGAAGATGCTTCAGGCATTTGGCAATAAGTCCCTATTCTGACGATAAGTTTCTATAGCAAAAGCCCTGAGAATTGTAATGTGTTCGTTCACCCCTTTTATTTCGAATGCAGTGCAAGATTGCCAATAATTCTCAGAATTGTCATCTCTGTGAGATACTAGGAAATCAGCACTCACTCAATTCTCTTTCATTCAGTCCTCTCTCTCCAGACCAGTCCAGCTTACTGTCTTGCTTCTTTCTATCCCTGCTGCACTGATTACACAAAATTAAGAAAGCAGAAAACACAGTGGTGATTATATCAAACAGAATTTGCTAACACCCAAGTCACCAAATCCAGAAAACTTTACACATTAAGAGCACAAATCACTCTATCAACTCTGGTTTTTTGGCTCTCAACATAAATAGGAGGGGGTccaagaaaggagaaatgaaaatgaagggTATggcagagaaagcaagaaagagaagaaaagacccCAAAAGAGATGGGGTCATTTAAAAAGAGAACTAAATCAGTGGAACTAGATGTTAAAACAAGTTTAAAATAATGCTTTGCCCAGTGGCCTTAAAAGATTGCCAAAGGCTAACAGACTTACATGGTCAGCGAGATTAGTGGAGGAGCCTGAAAGTTCTTCATGATCTGACTTGGAGCTGCCGTCTCTTTCATCAATGACGAGGTCGATGGGCATTTTCCCCTTCAAACAGCTAATGTATCGGTGGCAGAAGTTATCGCACAGTTCGTGGACCTAGAACGAAGGTCGTGGTGGAGGGTTTAGctcatgttgttgttgttgttgttttgtttcatttttagaaaggaaaaataccAGGTTGCAAGGTTACATTTGGAAAGAGCAACAGTGTGATGTCTTCCAAACTAACTCTAATTAAAGGGTGTAATAGTTGAAGGCAAGGAAACAATAGAGTAATTGTTGCAGCAGATATTATTCTCCAGAGACTTCTCTGAGCAACAAGTTacaatagagagagaaagaaataggacTGGAAATAACTGGGTTCAGACTGGGAGTCCAGGGAATTAAATCTGATTTGATAATAACATCAAAACATTACAACATTGGAACTGGGGAAAGCATTAACGTTTGTGATTTTATAAGCTAGGAGTTTTGTATGTTTCCAGGGGAAAGTAACTGAGCTGCAGAGCAATGGAAAGACACCCAGCAAGGATGATTCACTCTGCCTGCACCTAATGCAAACCCAGGGCCGAGGGTGAGCTGAGCTAATAAAGATGCAAGCAGGCTGAGTGTCCAGTAACATAAATGGTTTGCTGCATTTCAAAATAATCCTGAATGCCTGAGGGGAATATTGGGGAGGAGGAGGCTACTTTAAAGGCAAGGCTGTTCTGATTCACCCACCCTCTGAGCCCCTGTGTTGAGAAGCGAGTTGAAGGATGGACATGGCTACATGCTCAAAATCTCCAGGTGCTCAATCCCTCACACTAGAGGTTTGTTAAAAACATCCCAACTCAAATAGGAGAGGGAAGTGGTTTAATCAACACGGGGAGTGTTATTTCCTGCTTACCTTTTCTAACTCCAAAAGATGAAACCTTAGTACTTGTATTGCTTGTATCATCTGAAAGAAAAGTTCAGGGAATAGAGTTAGAGCTCTGTGACTCTGAGGTCCTGTCttggggttgggagtggggtgaggatGGTGGTGAGAAAGTTGGGCTGGGGAGAAGAAACGGGCAGGTGGCTAGGAAAAACTTAAacatcaagaaatagaaaaatcaagtgATTACTGATCATCTCTGCCTCATTGGCCACGGGGTAGGAATCTGACTCAACCTGAGCATAAGCATTAATATCTTTCCCCCTGATGTTCACTGTGCTATTTGTAAGACTGCTTTCCTCGGGCCAGGCCTTTTTTCTCCTCTTAGTCCTCTTTAAACATCCCCTCCCTCGACCTCaggacaacttttttttttttttccttaaaaaaaaaaaaaaaggtcgctTCTCAGGATAGAAAAAGCTTTTTAGAACAGCATACCCAGCGAAATCCTTCCTCACTAAAGAAGGAAATACTCAAGATGAATGCTGAGGCAGGGCCTTTGAAAGCGGATTTAAGTACTTTTAATATTGAAATCGTGCAAATTAGCAAAAGAATCGCACCTAAAAGTGGCCTGCGCTGGCCTGCCCCTCAccgccccccagcccccacccccagcccgcCCTCAGCCGTGCCAGTGGTTACATCCTTCGGGTTAGCCGCCCGGGGCTCGGCCGCCTGCCCCGGCAAACAGAGGAAATAACTCACTTCTCGCAGTTTACTCCTGGGGCCGAGACCTGGGAAACATCCCCTGCTCGCGCTCTCGGCGCTGGGTCTCCCGTTTCGGCCTCCCTGGGCTTCGCTCCCCACCGCGTTCATCCTGCTCCTCGCTCGCCAGCTCCCGTGCGGGGGCTCTAAGctgctcccttcctccctctctccctagaGCTCCAAAAGAGGGTTCTGTTCTAACTCCCCAGAGCTCCAGCAGAAAGTGGGTGCTTCTGGGCATGGGAGAGGGCAAAGGCTGGGGAAAAACAAGGAACAGAGAGCCTTACCAAATTGTCCAGCTCTGGATTTGAGGAAAAAAGTGGCTTTTCGGCGCGAACCTGTAAGAAACAGAGAGAGTCAACTTGAACGATCAccctattttaaataagaaaactgaaatgtgAGAATGGGGACGGTGGAGGGCAATGGCGGAAAAGAGGAAAGGGGCTTTGGCAAAATACAAGAAAGAAACTGGTGCCTTAAATTAGTGGAGTCGCTGAAGAAGAATCAGGGCATTCTTGTCCTGGCCCCATTAAGGGGGACCTGGTACGACTAAGCTGTAGCCAGGAACTCAGGGTCGTTCTCAGGGCCCCGAGTTCCATATCCAGCAGTCCAAGAGGCTGTGGCTCTCCACTGCTGCCTGGGACCGCTCGGAGAGGCGCCCAGCTTCCTTGCCTCCCGGGCACTCTCGGGTCCCTCACAGCCCCTCTCCCCAATTCTTGTTCAAGTAGCTGGAGGCGGGGGAGAAAGGCCAAGCCCCAGATTAGGAGCAGGTCAACTTTAATTCGAGGGTCGAGCCCCTGTATTCCTGCTGGGGGGGAAAACAAACACCCATATTTATCTCCACTTCCAATTCGCCCTCAGGCTCAGGGATGGGGAGGAAGCGTAGAGAGCAGACTGGGCCAGAGGAACAGATAGGGTGTCCCTGGCCTTTCCTCCTTTCAAGTAAAGCTCCGAGGAAAGGGGAGGGGTAGTGAGGGACTGCCCGAAGTTGAGTGGATCAAGAAGGCTGGACCTGCTTGGCGAAGACCGCGATGTCCTCGTTGAAGGAGTCGGAGGAGCAGACGTCTCCACCAGCCACTCCAGGTTCCCGGGGAGTGCAGGTCGCCAGCTCGCACTTCTCAAAGACCAGAGCTAACAGAGGAAACAACGGGTGCCTAACGGGCAGCGCcacgcagagacacacacacagagacggGGTGCAGAGGGGAAGGAGCAAGAACTGTAATCAACAAGTTTGGAGGGTGTGGAGTCCTTCTTTAATACAACAGGCACGCACCACACTTTACAACCCTTCCTCCATCAGCCGAGcctaagccagaaacagaaagggaaaagGGCCTGGCCCTCTCCCGCAGCTCAGAGGTCCCTCAGATCTGGCCAGAGAAGCCCCCGGCCACTGCAGCCCGACAAATAAAAACAGCCTCAGTTGGAACGTAATGAAACATCCGAGACGCTCAGGCAGTCTGGAGCCCGAGTCGATTCTGATCCACTCCTCACACTACGGAGGCCGCCGAACCAACCCCTGAGAcccagccctgacctcccaaGAAAGGAACActgtttgaaataaaaaaaaaaatagttttaactcTGCATTTTAATGGGCATCTCAGACGAGGCCAAAGGCTTCACCTACATACACACCGGAGTGACACCTCATAAATGCAAGAGAATGCTCTTTTAATCTCTCCACCCCCTTGCCTTATAAACTTGTTTGATCCACTTCTACTAAAGCCACAGTGTGGGGGCCAAAATTATAGGAAGGTTACACGCTGGAGAGCTTCCTTCCAAAGACCACATTTCTCCCAGCGTTGcagcagacaaaaataaataaatcgtGTTTTAAAACTTGTAAGTGTGCGTGCGCGTATGCCCTTTGTGTTCCTCCGGGCGGCTTAGCCACACTTCGGGATGCTTGCGGCCTCTGGCTTGGGGCTCAGTTGCTGTTTACCCACTGTCCCCTCCCCTCGGCATCCCGTCGCTTTGCCCACCTACCCTCAGCCGGAAGAGCTCGTGTGGTACACGTTAGGATTGTGCATCTCACCCCTCGCCAAGTGCtctcagaatataaaataatttccagCCATCTTCCTTACTCCCCCTAAGAGCGGCTCCAAGCAAGCAAGAGTCCCTTCCACCTCGCTGCACTTCAAGGTCTGTCCCCTTTATTTACAGAGAATTAAGAAGTGGGTGATTAGGACCTCCTGGCCGACAGAAGCAGCCCTGATCCCAGCTCAAGCTGCTTTTAGTGACTCCCAGACCCTCagtaggaaacagaagaaaaaataaaaaataaaaaaacccaaagtTGCTTCTCATCGGCAGCAAACTTTCTCCTTCGTCAAGGCCTCTGTTAGGGGGCCTGAAACGAGCAGTCCTGCGTCCTTTGGCCAGGAATCCTGTCCTCGGGGAGAAGGCCCCGGCAAGATTCTGGGGACTCAGTCACTCCAGGCTGTGGGGTCCGGAGTGGTCGGGCTGTGGGAGCGAAAGAGGCTAGTTCTTCGGGGCTTTGACTCCAGGGGCAGAAGAGCAGGCCCCCTCCACGGTCCTTTCCTAAGGCAAGCGGCGCCCGCCCCCCACCATGCAGAAGTAACTCCCCTCTTAGTGGTCCAccttcccacccccacagagacaaacacacactctcactcacactcacacacagtaAGCTGGGTCCGGGGGATCGGTTTACCCATAGATCGCGTCCTTGTCCCGCTTCAAGGCGTCGTTGACAGCGGATCCCATACTGGCCGGCATGACATTGGGGTGTGGGGCGTGCGCGCCGTAGTGCTGTGTGGCGTGGAGTGGCGGCCCGTGGTTCAGGTGGTGAACCGGGGGAATCGGCCGTGGCGCGTGAGGGTCTCCGTACATGGAAGCGGGAACCCCTACTCCGTCCATCCCGCCGTAATGGGGCAGCTCATCGTACTGTCAGAACCCGGGAAGGGGGAGGGGGCGCAGGAGGTGAGGGAGAACAGAGGAGGGGggtggaaagggaaaaagagcagGGAGAAGAGGGCGAACAGAAAAGAGGGGAAGGGataaagatgagagagagagggagggaggtaagagagaagagaggaggaggaggaaaaggaggagagggggagagagagagagagagagaataaaaataaaaacaaagtcagaAAGGAGAAAAGTACCGAGCACAAGTTGAGCACACAGAAACCAAACCAGCCAAAACAACGAAGTTAAAAGTtgtgaggaaaaaatgttattaaattttaaaatgaaaaagcatgAACCAAGAGCAACgttaagagaaggaagaggaggcggCGAGGCCGGGGATTTGAGGGGGCGCCGGGAGGCCCCGCTCCCGCCGGAGGCAACAGAACCGTAGCGAGCCAACGGAGGGAGAAGTGGAGTTAGTGTGAGGAGGAAGCCCCGGATCCCACCCCTAACCCCCCTTCGCCTCCTCCGAGGATCCAATAAATCAAAAGgcgaaatgaaacaaaataaagagaagaaaaacgcGAATAATCAGCACGAGAACGCCGAGGACTAGGAAAGACTAGGGCCAGTGCCTCCCCGGGGGCAGGGAGCGGAGGGTGGGGGGGCGAATAACGTGAAAGTTACCAGAAACATTATTTAGCAGCGGATTCCCTGCGTCCTTGTCAATTTCAGAGACAAAACAAGCAGCCCAGGCTAGTAGTCTAGGCGGCGGCGCAGCGGCTGCGGCAGCGCGGCCCCAGCGGCGGCCCCGGCGGCGGCTCCTACGCAGCCCGTGCCCGCCCCGAGCCGCGCGAGCAGCGGCGGCAGCGGCGCAGCAGCGGCAGCAGGAGAACCGGGGGAATCGCGCTGCTAGGGTAAAAGCTGGAGCGAGGCGAAAGCGTGTAACGattgcacacgcacacacacaccactcacacgcACTCGCCGCCCGCCCGCTCGCACAGCGCTGGAACACGCGCTcccagacacgcacacacgcacgcacacacactcgcacacacGCAGAGGCACGGTAGGGAAAGAAGCCGATgaataattttgctattttttaaaatactggccGCCATCATCAAGCAGCGAGCAGCAGCAGAAGCGTTGAAGGGAGAGGAGGCATCGGGACAGGCCCCTCTTAGGAGAGGATTTATATCTAGGTAAGTGTTGGAGATTTAAACCTACCCTTTGCGCCATCAGTCTGCGCTCCAATAAACTCCTGGATGTGTCGTATATTTAATATCCCAGTCCGGATAAGAAAGTGATCTAGGCtgaagattcctttttttttttccaaaccaaAGAGACTTCTCCCAATTCTCCAATATGTTATTTTTTAGGGGGGAAAAAAGCCCAGTCTAGACAacgaagagttttttttttctgtgatatttcttctttttctcttttttcctcttcttcctcctcctcctgatcttcctcctcctcctccacctcctcctccccccctcccctcctcctcctcttcggtcctcctttccccctctttctcttctcttcccctcagttggaaaaaaaaaagaaagaaaagaaaaagaagaaaaagaagaaaaaaattatcaagccCCCGAACTGAAGGTTACGAGCGGCCCGTCAGCAGCCCACATGTAACCGAACTGTCGTGTTTCATGGCTTTTTGCCACTCCAGCTGTCAATCAAAGCCCGGAATGTCAAGGTAGTGAATGAATGATGGTTGATGATGATGAAGAGGAGGAATCTTTCAGACCCGTTTTTTCTTCCAGTAAAACTCCGCGAGGGGTTTCTGCTTCTTGAATTttttcctcccccttccccccttttTTAGCTTTGCCCCCGCGGTGTCTATAATACGATCCTCTCTCTTTAAAGTATTGTTCAAAGAAAGCaatgagaaaaatcaagaaaaaaaatgaatagtttgcaaaaattgGACTTCCTCCCCCCCTTTCCTGGTAGGTAttttgtctctccctctctctctctcgctcgctcgctcgctctcACTCGCGCTCGCTCTCTCGCGCtcgctctctctcgctctctttctctctgggaGATGAGTGAGTGTCAGTAGGTGTTGGCAGGTTGGCTGCTGCCTGGCTTATTGAAGAGCCTCAGTTTGGCGGCGCGGGTCGGCGGCGGGAGAACGAAATGACGGAACCCGGAAGTCGTGGTGGCCATAGCCCGTCGTACGGCGGAGACACATCCCGGGAGTGGGGAGCGGGAGCGAGGAGGAGCGCGCCGCGCCGAGCCTCTGATATGCAACGAGTGCGATCGGACAGCCCCGGCTGGGGGGGCGGGGGAGGCGGGGAGGCGGGGgggcgggagggggaggggaggctcGAGCCGGGCGGACCCGAGCAAATCAGCGAGCCTGCTCCTCCACGGGGATGGGGGACGGCgggggggaggaaggggagagtgtgtctgtgtgtgtgagtgtgtgtgtatgtgtgtgcgtgcgcgcgtgtgtgttgtgcgcgcgcgcgcgcgaacagggagagagggagagggggagagagagaagaggacagggaGAGCGGAGAGGAAAACTGCAGAAAACCACAGGGAAAGTACGGTACCGCCTCAGatcttttcatttgaaaaaaaaaaaaaaaacttacttctAGTTCATTTTCCCATCACTCCCGGCTCCTGCCTAACTGGGTCTTGCCGGGGACGTTTGGCATGGCGCTCTAgcttttgttccttttaattcCGCGGCCTCCCTCTCCTCTGCCCGCCGATTACAGCACCCCGAAGGCTTCCTGCTAACATCCAAGGGCAGCAAGCTCTGCAGACGGTACCACTgccaggctaaattttttattaagtGGCACTTTCTTTTCTGCGCAGATCCAGCAACCTTGTCAATACTCATTTTTTTCCAGGACCAGAAGAGACCAGCTTAACTCAGCACACTCCCTCCAAGCGGTGCGGACAAGGGGCCACCCCGAGAGTCTTTGGGGGCCGCGGCGGAATcgggagggaggaagtgaggaggcaGTCATCTGGGTCCGATGTAGCCaagggcgtgtgtgtgtgtgtgtgtgtgtgtgtgtgtgtgtgtgtgtgcgcgcgcgcgcgacTAGTGTGCGTCTCCAAAGTGGATCTCACTCAGAGCTGGGAAGCACAGGAGGAAAAGacggagagagagggggagaaagaAGTTGCCGGGCGAGGAGGAGTGGCCGGCGCTCACAGCCCAGCTTTGTTGTGGTCGCCCGAGGCGCAGCGGCGGGCCGCGGTAACGCCTGCTAATGGCTGTGTTAATTACACAGGGGCAATTTCGCGGGGTCAGGGAGATGGGGCCAGCTCCGAAAGAACTTttccaaaaaggaaaaggaaaggaagggaactaCCCCACACTGTTTGGGTGGAAACTAGTTGTGGCCGGTGCCTTGTCCTCCCTGGCCCAAGCTGCACCAGGCTTCACCTCTGCGCGGCTGGTTTCCCGGCGGCCGCGCGTCAATCACTACGAGCCCGGAGTTGGGGGCGGAGCCACGGTCACCCCGCGCAAGCCTTGCAGCCCAGCAGCCCCCGTGCCTCTCGGCCCCTTGTGGCGCGGCCGGGCGGACAGGCGCTGGAAGCGCGCCCTCTCCCCAACTTCTCGCTCTCGTCTTCCCAGTCCCTGGCCCAGAGAGTGGAAAGCGGACTGTTGTTCTCCAACAGCCGCATCGCTCCCCAACTTTGAACCCATTCTGGGAAGTGGAGAGTAGAGTGTCTTCCACGCGCCGCATCTATCCGACTTTCCCGCggagggagggtggggtgggggaggttgATTAGAGAGAATAaagtactctgtgtgtgtgtgtgtgtgtgtgtgtgtgtgtgtgtgtgtgcgcgagagagagagagagagagagagagagagagcgcgggGAGGAGGGCGGATGGGAGGGCTCTTTTTTTTGGCCccctttccatgttccttgcTTCACTGTAAGCTTTCGAGCAACAGAAACTAGGCTAAGATTGCAGCCTGCAGAGACTCCAAGCGGAGTCGGAGAAATTTGGCCTCGTTTTAATAGGTCTGAGGAATGAACTCCGGAGGTCAATAAAGCCCTCCAAAAATGATGAATGATTGAGCACctgtgatgatgatagtgattaCCAGAGCAATTAAACAGTTTGATTAAATGAGCCATCATAACAATGATGTCTGCGGGAAATCGGCCCTCACATATAAAGAAAGATAGTGCGAAGGGGCTGGCAGAGGCGCGGATAGCGCGACGCCAGGGAGAGGGGCTGCGGGCCGCGAGGTTTCTGCCCAATGGCCCGAGCAGGGACGGCCGGACTCACGGAGCTTCAGGGAGGAGAGTGTAGCCCAGTTTTTCAGCCACTCTTTTTTGCCGGGCTTCAAGCCTGCTAGAGCCGACGGGTAGGAAATCTGAAGGTTGGGGGGAGGGTACTTCCTCCACGTCCTCTTTTTTTCCCTAGAAGAACTCCAAGATTAAAAGTATCCTTATTTGTTGCT
This window encodes:
- the MEIS2 gene encoding homeobox protein Meis2 isoform X5, yielding MFLYDELPHYGGMDGVGVPASMYGDPHAPRPIPPVHHLNHGPPLHATQHYGAHAPHPNVMPASMGSAVNDALKRDKDAIYGHPLFPLLALVFEKCELATCTPREPGVAGGDVCSSDSFNEDIAVFAKQVRAEKPLFSSNPELDNLMIQAIQVLRFHLLELEKVHELCDNFCHRYISCLKGKMPIDLVIDERDGSSKSDHEELSGSSTNLADHNPSSWRDHDDATSTHSAGTPGPSSGGHASQSGDNSSEQGDGLDNSVASPGTGDDDDPDKDKKRQKKRGIFPKVATNIMRAWLFQHLTHPYPSEEQKKQLAQDTGLTILQVNNWFINARRRIVQPMIDQSNRAGFLLDPSVSQGAAYSPEGQPMGSFVLDGQQHMGIRPAGPMSGMGMNMGMDGQWHYM
- the MEIS2 gene encoding homeobox protein Meis2 isoform X7 is translated as MFLYDELPHYGGMDGVGVPASMYGDPHAPRPIPPVHHLNHGPPLHATQHYGAHAPHPNVMPASMGSAVNDALKRDKDAIYGHPLFPLLALVFEKCELATCTPREPGVAGGDVCSSDSFNEDIAVFAKQVRAEKPLFSSNPELDNLMIQAIQVLRFHLLELEKVHELCDNFCHRYISCLKGKMPIDLVIDERDGSSKSDHEELSGSSTNLADHNPSSWRDHDDATSTHSAGTPGPSSGGHASQSGDNSSEQGDGLDNSVASPGTGDDDDPDKDKKRQKKRGIFPKVATNIMRAWLFQHLTHPYPSEEQKKQLAQDTGLTILQVNNWFINARRRIVQPMIDQSNRAVSQGAAYSPEGQPMGSFVLDGQQHMGIRPAGPMSGMGMNMGMDGQWHYM
- the MEIS2 gene encoding homeobox protein Meis2 isoform X6 translates to MAQRYDELPHYGGMDGVGVPASMYGDPHAPRPIPPVHHLNHGPPLHATQHYGAHAPHPNVMPASMGSAVNDALKRDKDAIYGHPLFPLLALVFEKCELATCTPREPGVAGGDVCSSDSFNEDIAVFAKQVRAEKPLFSSNPELDNLMIQAIQVLRFHLLELEKVHELCDNFCHRYISCLKGKMPIDLVIDERDGSSKSDHEELSGSSTNLADHNPSSWRDHDDATSTHSAGTPGPSSGGHASQSGDNSSEQGDGLDNSVASPGTGDDDDPDKDKKRQKKRGIFPKVATNIMRAWLFQHLTHPYPSEEQKKQLAQDTGLTILQVNNWFINARRRIVQPMIDQSNRAVSQGAAYSPEGQPMGSFVLDGQQHMGIRPAGPMSGMGMNMGMDGQWHYM
- the MEIS2 gene encoding homeobox protein Meis2 isoform X4, which gives rise to MAQRYDELPHYGGMDGVGVPASMYGDPHAPRPIPPVHHLNHGPPLHATQHYGAHAPHPNVMPASMGSAVNDALKRDKDAIYGHPLFPLLALVFEKCELATCTPREPGVAGGDVCSSDSFNEDIAVFAKQVRAEKPLFSSNPELDNLMIQAIQVLRFHLLELEKVHELCDNFCHRYISCLKGKMPIDLVIDERDGSSKSDHEELSGSSTNLADHNPSSWRDHDDATSTHSAGTPGPSSGGHASQSGDNSSEQGDGLDNSVASPGTGDDDDPDKDKKRQKKRGIFPKVATNIMRAWLFQHLTHPYPSEEQKKQLAQDTGLTILQVNNWFINARRRIVQPMIDQSNRAGFLLDPSVSQGAAYSPEGQPMGSFVLDGQQHMGIRPAGPMSGMGMNMGMDGQWHYM